The sequence AAAGATAATAAGTGAGCATAATTCctatcttgagcacttgagctCGTGATCAAGTCGATTCATCACCggatttgttactcttggagcttggagctcctagacggcaaggtgtCGCTTGTGAGCATCCAAACTTGTAGTGTGCTgcaagaaagtttgtgaagaccACAATTTCACCTTCTAAAGGGAAGAAATCACATAGTGACAACCGAGCTAGATCTAtgtggtcgcttggtgaggcaaatggttgaaagagacccggctcgttggagctccTCAATGAAGAAGTAGGAACCTCATTGGAGGGGTCCGAACTTCTTTAAACAAATAATTGTCTCCTTCACTTGGTTTGCATTCTTGAGCTCTTGTTCGACTTTGTTCATTTCATCTTATACTCGATCGATCTCtacctttgtggagctctagtTGAAATAGATTGGTTGCATAGGTCGGTAGCTCACTTGTGAACTTATGGATATGCATTACAAGTACTACAATTGAGTAGGTGTGGTTAAAGTCAAGTTTATCTTTCTATCAGCGGAATATCCGAGTtgaacccgaaagttccggtTGAGGTTGGAACTTCTAGTTTTACTAATTTCTGCTGCAAGTTTAAAATTTCAGATAAACGTGTATTCACTCCCCCTCTAGGGGACATCAAGGTCCTTTCACATTGATTCAAAAGCTCCTCAACGCTAAGAGTCTgcttgtttgagcttctgcttttgagtttttctgaaaaattgtgcttttggcttgtctgaaaagctgcttttggaaataggttattggcttctcagcacatagttTCTCAGAAAAGTGTCTCTCAGCGAGTTTCTCggttttagttcattttctttaGAATCAAGCTTATGGCTTCTTCAGAAACCACTTCTTTAGAACTCCGTTTGTTCTGGTTTCTGGTTTCTTCAGAACTACTAATTTCTGCTGCAAGTTTAAAATTTCAGTTAAACACGTATTTACTCCCCCTCTAGAAGACATCAAGTGGGAGTTCGTCTCTTCCATAAAGTTGCACCTAAGATACGATGATGGCACTTAGTCAAAGCTTTTCCTCTCCTCCATATGAATCTGCCAGGGCGCCACTAGAAACCAGTCTCAAATGATTCATATGGTCTTGTCACGAAACGAGTCagataaaaaaattggaaaacaATAACGGATAGCCTACCTAGGCCAAATTAATCCTTCAAATCGTCAAAGATGGACGCATACCATATCTTGAATCTCAGAGTCAAAAACAGAGAACAGATAAAAAAGAAGCAGAGTGGTATAATTTCACTTTCTGTTAAagaattttcattttttcaggGCTTCTTGGCAGCACAATTTCATTGCAAAAGAAAGGATGAACAAAATCTACATGCTGCCTCATGTCCCCATGTATCATGACCAACTTAACCAATCATTGCACTCTACTTTGCAAAACACTAAGGCCTAATCTATAACCAACTCTTCTGTACTTTCTTGATGCTGCCACGCCTTTGCGGCGGCTCAACCGAAAAGTGTCCGGAGAACGGTGTCTCCAAGCCCGGGGACGGCAGACATGAAGTGGCCGGTGCCGGGGAGCTCGTGGTAGTTCACCCATCTGAGCTTCCCTGCGATGTGCCGCTGCAGCACGACCGGCACGAGCCCGTCCTCGTCGCCCTGCCACAGGTGCACCGGGCACGGCGGCTCCGGCAGGCCCATCGGGTCGAACTCCCACTTGCCGAACATCACCGTCATGTCCCGGTAGTACGACTCGTGGATGCCTTGCTGCGTCGCCAGCTCCCTCTTCTGCACGCACGAACGAATCACAACATTTTTCGTTAGGTGCTGCGTGCAGAATTCAGTGGCGTTCACTCGCCGCACTTCAAGAAAGAAAGGTGACTCACCTTCTGGAGCGTGCCGTCGGCGGTGAGGGTGCGGCGGATCTCGGCGTCGCGCTTGTTGGGGAGCTGGGTGGTGTTGGCGACGACAGTGGAGGTGGGCAGCCAGCTCTGCTCCATCCACCAGTGGAGGATCCCCGGGGCGTGGTGCGACACGCGCAGCGCCCACTGGTCGCCGTACTCCTGCTTGCCGTACTCCTCCGCCGCCAACTCTGCCGGGAACCCGGTCCACCAGTAGTTGACCACTGGCGCTAGCATCgcaacgccggcgagcctgcaGCATGCCGTCAACGTTAACATCACGCATGACATGACGAGTAGTACtcctaagggtctgtttgtttcagctagagattctgaaaagcagcttataaaagttgaattgttaaaagctggattgtgaaaagctggattgtgaaaaacttttagactgtagattctaaaaaaatttaatggacagtttagtaaaatgaattttcacaatctatcaaaagctgagaaaaaccagcttctcagattctcacaatccaactagcagattttaaaaagctataaccaaaagctgcatgtttatttcagcttcggattataaaagctgaaagccagaatccgaagctgaaacaaacagggcctaactAGCAAGTAATAGTGGCTGACGTGGACGTACCTGTGGGGGATGTACTTGAGCGCGCCCCAGACGGCGTGGCAGCCGAGGGAGAAGCCGACGACGTAGAACTTGTCGCCGAGGCCCAGCGCGTCGGCGAGCTCCTCGATGTCCAGCGCCGCGCTCCGCACGGAACGGTTGGGGTTAGGGTCGCTCTCGCCGTAGCCGGCGCGGTCGAAGCCGACCATGTACACGCCCAGCTCCTCAGCCACTTTCTGGATTACACAGATGGTATGCGTGCTGTTAATTTAGTATTCCGGGTAAAAATCATGCGATGTCCGGAGCAGAACGAGGAGGAGAATTGCTCATCTTTGACACGAAAGCTAGTTGTTTTACAGGAAAGGAGAATTGTTCGTAGTTCTGACTTGTTATTCTTTTTCATGAGTTCAACGTATGCTGTAATCAAACTGAAGCTCATGGCCGTTGACGAAATAAATGACGTTGATGTTCCTACATTAACTCTGGTCAGCTCTCAGACTACCTTTAATCCCAACCGTTGATTTCTAATCAGATGATAGACGCATGCCATTCGAACCCCGTGTTGACAACTCGAAAGCTCCAGGCACAGCTGGGACAGCTAGCAGCTAGTTCATGTTCCCTTAATTTTCTGCGCGATTAGAGGACAGCTACTAGTCATTTCATCATTTGGGTTCGACGTGGCCTCCATAAAATTTCAGTAAACGCGttccatttaaaaaaaatcaattttttttcttgcttcAAAGAAAATTCCCTGGAGGCTGAGGCTCTCTAGCTGATGTTCTAGATGCAGGGATGAACAGAGCAGTAAATCCGCGGCGCCATTTCCCCCATTCTCTCTCGCACGTCGCAGAAGGAAAAGCCATGCCGGGCGGCCGGCGAGAGGCGCACGAGCCAAGGACTCGGCGACTCAGGAAATGCTCcgaaggcggaggaggaggaggccactaACCTGTGAGGCGCGGAGGCTGTCGAGGCGCGAGCCCGTGAACCCGTGCGAGAAGACGATCCTGTACCGCGCGCTCTCCCTGGGCACGCCGGACTCCTCGTACGCCAGGTGCCGCCCGTCGCTCAGCCGCACCCGCCGCGCCGTCACGGGCGGCCCGCCGGGCGTCCCGCACacccgcggcgccggcggctgCACCACGGCCCGGCAGAGCCACTCGCCGAGCTGCCCCACGAGCGGGCCCATGCCCAGCGAGTAGTCGGACGGCCTGGCCCCCTTGCCCCTCATGCCGCCGCAgctcagcgccgccgccggcgtcgacgCCCACAGCACTCTGTCCATGATCCGATGACCCCGGCTACCTGTGGCCTTGGATCGATGGTTGTGTAGTTAGTtgggctcctctctctctctcttcccggCTTGGCGTCGCGTAGTCGCGTTGGCTTGCGCTGTGAGACGGCGACCGAGGATGATTGGGTACAGCCAGCCagagggaaggagggagggagcgGTAGGTGGCCAGCAAGCATCCCGCGCGTCGGTGTTATATAGTGGGAAGCAACCACATGTGGACGTGGTCGTTGTGCTTGTTGGCTTCGCTTCCAGTTTGGTGAACGATCTGGCTTGTTTATTCGCCGGCCGGGGAGCAACGCGGTTTCACGGGGTGTTTCGGCGAGCCTGCATGCGAACGCGCTCGGTCGATCGGCATCCGTTTGGTAGCCACACCCATTCCTGCCTCACCGTATCCTCCGTGCTTGCGGACCCCACACGTCGGTCTTGGATAGAGGGGCGTATGGTATGCTGCTCGTCAGGAATAACAAATGCATGCCCTAAAGCGAACTCGTAGTGTGGAGCTTGCCCccgtatatatattttttggggACAATCTCGACCGTACGTGGAACATAATAGAAGTGTGATGTATCTATCGTTTGTGGAGCCGAAGATTTCGTGAATCTGTTTAGTAGAACGTGTGTGTATAAGTTATTGATCTAGCGCATGTCTTAAGGTGTATGTATATAGGGTGTGATGTATGTTTAGACGTGAGTTCAGATAATACAGTTTGTATCTAATATTGAggctccaaaaataatacatgccctaaaaaAGGAATAACAGATGCATGGCGGACAAATCAGAGCTTGGATGTTCCCATGGGTTGGGTTGAGTGATTAAATTCTCACGCGCTCTTGTCTGAAATTTAGGTGGTGAGATCAGCCGATGAAGGATGACAGCTGCTGGCGAGGGTTAGGATTAGTGGTTTCGAAATCTAAGGAGTTCTTCATGGCTACCGGACTTAGAGGAGGTTTAGGGGAGGAAGGTTCGCCCGGCTAAGGAGGCGTACGCGGGGGAGGAGCGATGAGGCGGTGACGACGGCGCCGATCGTGGGCGGCGGAGGACGGCCGGTAGGCGGTGCCAGGGCAGGGACGAGCAAAGATGGTCCGATAGAGTCGGGTTAGTGcagtggcgagtggcggcgaggtGCCTCCGGAGATGGGTGGAGGCGGACAGGAGGCAGGGGAGCCTATCACCGACATGTTCGGGAAGAAGAAGAGACGAgaggcgaagaagaagaagaagaacagtaGCGCACTTTAGATGTCATTGGATAAAGATCGTGAGGCTCATATTCGTCACTAAACAAAAGCTGACAAATAGCAACCACCTTAAATTTTGGGTTCTTGCTGATCCTGAGTATGAAATGAAAAAAAGTGTTAACTAGGCGGGAATATATATTACAGCCGACTTTTTTATTAGTTTGAAAAAAGTGTTAAATTCTCCACTCTTATTTTTTTGCTTCTCCTCGATCGGTGAATATGTTTTCAGAGGACGGCAAGTGTCTGAAGTCCGCGATCTAACCTTGACTAACTAGTAAGGACTCGACATGTTCCGGCAGTTGTGCCTAAACCGATGCCACGACAAAGCTAAACCCACCCCCACTCAACTAGGAACTCCAAAGCTCCACCTATACAGTAGTCGTTTGTCAGACAACAACATACATGTATGGACAAGAGTAACGAGACATTGCGTGCAAACGGTGCACTCGTACACCTATATATACGAGCAACTTCAGTCCATGCACGTACACATCTCGCACAGCTGGACTTCCCGTCTTCCCGAGTTGGCGTTCTATACTCTAGAGTGCGTCCTTTTCTGGGCTCTTGCCAAGCTAGCTGTCCTCACTAACCTTTTCTAGAATATAAGAAGATTACTGGCTCGCTTACTACACTAAATCGAATCTCTGTGGACTGAATGCATATCCACAAGACTGTCCGGGTTACATCGACAGTAGTCATTGTTTCAGATAACAAATCTGACATGGGAATTGCCGATTCAGATAGGCTGCCGAGAGAAGGCGATGCAGAGCCAGGTCGCCAACGAGGACCCGAGCAGCGCCGCGCCACCGTCCCCCGCCCCGCCTTGCCGATCCCATCCGCCCCTCGCGCGCCCACGCTCGTGGCATTGGTTAATTTTCCGGCGTCCCGCACGTACGCGTGCACCTAACTTGTTCGTGGAGTTGCACGGGCGCTGCGGCGTACGCTTATGGTTACGGGTGGGCCGGGGCAACGTGCGGGTTGACAAATTATCTCACTTCCAAATCTTCGCTTCAAAACGACGGGTATCGCTTAGGCGACGTTCACTAGCGGTGGCTAGGGGAGGGGATAATTCTTTTATCGTCAAGCTTAGAATAGGAGCTAGGAGAGGGAGGCTAGCCTAGCAGAGTAGGTGAATGCGGGGTGGGGCGGCTGGGCTGCCGTCTATCGTGGGCAATGAAGGATCGTCGGATGGGTCGTTGGTAGAGTGGGGGGTTTCAAAATGGAGAGGTTAGCTTGGCGATGGGCTGTGGGAGCGGATTCGGTAGTGGGGTGCCATCGGAGACAGTGGAGGAGGGTGGGACGGGGGTGAGCGATTGGACGATTCACGAGCGAAAGCGTTTGAAGGTTGAAGACAATTCATCCACTGTTAAAATCATATCAGACAATTGAGATCCATTGTCTAAAAATTCTTagatttttgttatttcataTGCTGAAGTATAGTATCGCCCATAAACTATTGCGTGAGGCGCGCGAGTcttagatgagtttttttttttgcgagcaGGGGGCTATTTGTAGCGGGCGAGTTGGGTCGCCAATCAAACCTCGTTTAGACCCGACCAGTTCTACTATTTGCTTGGAAGGTGTTACGGGTTTGACCATGTTGGTAGGGGTGGCAGGTGGGTAGGTGAAGGGTCAGAAAATGGATAGGATTGTACGCGTCCGCGCTTCCATAGCTTATGCTATGAATATGACCCGGCCGTCCGACTGCGTTCCTACTTCGTGCTGCTATAGTGTTCTGCGCTATAGTACTCGTGCTACAGTACACAGGTCGAAACGATCGGTCTGCCAACCGGGTCGTACGTACAACAGTTCTCCACTTCACACGCAAGTCAAGTACAAAAGTTCATCTAGAGTCCGAGCGGTAACTCGGTTGGCAAGGGCGCTCATACACGCCCGAGCCAGCTTGCGTACGAGCGGTGGCTCATGTGGGTACTCGCCTCTCGGGTTTGTTCCGGGTATAGGGTACGTACACGTATATGTGTTTAGTAGTAATGTATATGTTTACATACTGTAAGTTTAGCATGTGTCTAAGATATGTATGCGTGTACGTGCGTGTGGGGTGTGTGAGTCGTGTGTGTCTTAGGTTGCACCCTATTTAAAAAAAGTTCGTCTACTGGTAAACTGAAATGTGGAGATGGAATCGGGTCGTGACACGCCTTACCGAATCGAACAAGAGTGCATTTTTCATGTCATCACACACGTCATGTTTTGGATCACATTAACAATGAGAAAGTTTAAAAGAGCGCATATCTCAATTGGTTAGGGTATTTATGGTGTAACGTGTTCACTCAATTTCGAGTTCTAAATCTTGACACGGGTGCTCTGGTATAGAGACCGGAAGTTGTATTTCTTTCATTAAAAAACATGGGTCAATTTTTAGTAAAAGTTTACCATAATTTCTCCATTCAAAAGTGGCCTCATTATACTACCAAGAGCAAGCAAACTTAGCTCCTGTTTGGAAGCAAAGTCTTTTCAGAGTTTTGGAAAAATACCATGGTGTTGTAAAATACTTTGGTTTTGGAAACCTCGAAAGTGTTTGGATGTAACAAATTTTGTAGTTTTAAACCATAGTATTGTCAAAACTATGATCTTTTTGGAGTTTTAAAAACTCCATCTAAGATCTCTTTTTTCTAAACAGcggtattgcatagctttggtTTAAACTGTAGTTTCTcaataacatatttttttaagaattatgACATCCAAACATGGCCTTAACGCTCTAGTGTTGTATGATCACAAAAGGAATTGCCATTGCTAGTTTGTAACTCCGCGTGCTTCCGTGGAAGGCAACAACGATCAATAGCGTGAGATTCCTAGGAACACACCCAGGAGGCCAGGATAGCAGCCGCATATGCCCCCCAGCACCATGGCAGCAACATGTGCAGATTATATACCATTAGTGCGCCACTGCGTCGGAGGAAACCATCCACTCCAAAGCTTGCAGACACCAGCAAAGCCCTCACCTTCACCTGCTAAAATTATTCTCAGCACGCCACTTTGTTCTATCAGTTCAGCCCAGTCGTTCGCAGATTAAGTCTTCAGAAAACACAGAGGAGTCATCATTCGCATCAGCCTGAGTCAGCAGCACTCTGGCAAGAACAAGGAGGGAGGGGAGTTGGGTGCTTTACAAATGTCGAAAACTTTCATCGGTTGCATCGATCAACTTCAGTTGTAAAGTGCAAACTACCTGACATCTTTATGTCACTGCTCACGCTGCGAGTTGTCACAGCCACTTCTACTGCTCTGAGCCTCTGATCGCTAATGAGCTGATCTCTCTATCTGAAGATTTGAAATCTGTCTAAATGTTTCCCAGGAAAATGGGAGAACCAGAAAGTATCACTGCTCATGATGTCATGCAACTGGATGCCAACCGTTGACAGAAAAGGAAACTTGTTTGATGCAAAGGTTCCTAGTGATAGCGAAGCATTGGCGGAGCTACGGGTGTTCCGGGTATACCCGGGCATCCTAAAAATCCTAGATGTCACATGTAAATagttattaaatataaatttatataatattaatttaattatatgTGATCAATTACGTTGTTATGATTGTACACACCTACTGCTAGTTTTCTAGCTCCACCACCGTAGCGAAGGCCTATTTTCTTTTATCAGGAGAAGGCGTAAAGCCATTGCTTGCTTCTATAACCAACAACGAACAGCATAGAAGTACATGCCTCACTTTTTTATTGTAAAGTATTTACATCACATCTGAGAGTAGGTGAACGTACATTTAAAGTGCACAAGAAAACaataaaaactcaaaaaagCAAGTGGTTCCTAAACGAAAGCAATCATCTTGGGCAAGGCCGCTTCGGccgaagaaataaaaaaaatggccTGCCAAAAAGGCCCGCATAAAATGACCCAATGGCCTGCCGAAGCGGAGCGCTCGGCCCGCTGAGAGAATGAAACAGCCGAGGTGGAATGGAAAATTTCACAACATGTGTGCACGCACCTCCGTCTCCACAGTGCATTTACGTTAAGATTTATATTAGACAGttaagtgaaaaaaatataagatagataaaataattaatgGATGATGAGAGAGATGAACGGTTGAGATAAAAGATACATGCACACCATACTGTAGAGTTGCATTTCCCTGGTCGAGGTCGACGACGATACCCGCCAGCTGCAAGTACGATCTGCAGCCATGCGGGCGGAGGAGATCATGGCCGCCAACCGAGTAACCGACCGCTTTTGGTGGTGCACGACGCGAAAGAGGGGCATCTCGTCTACGACCTCCGCCTCGAGAGCGAACTGACGTTGGAGCTGCGCCCCTTCCCACGCCCCGTCGTACAGCCGCTCCACTACCGCTCCCTCGCCGTCTCCGGCGCCGGCACCACCCTGGGCGCCCCACCACAGTGGCCAAGTGAGTTCCGAGACACCGTCATGCTCTCCGTGGCAGATAACACGGTGATCAGGACGGACACAGCCATGCACGGCGAGTGCTTCTGCTTTGAGGCGCTCCGGCCGGCTCCTGCCTGGCGGCGCCTGGCACGCCGTCCCCCTCCCAAACCCGCCGGTTGACATCTCCTTCCCCTTCGCGACCCATCTCGGCCTACTTTGTTATGGGCACACACACCGAGCAGGGCGTGTGGCAGATAGAGCTTGTCAGGGAGCTGCCGTTTGAGGGCCGCGCGTTGTTCGTTCCGGAGCTTGGTTCGGTCGCTGGCCTCACCGACAAGAACCATTTCCTATGCCAAAATGGAGAGAAGCAATTCCCTGGGAGTGCATCGACGCCGGTCACGATCTCTCGGAGGAGATGGTCAGCCTGGCGTACCTGGGCAAGGGCAGATTCTGCATCTGCAGGGGCATCAACGTGCTGCTGGAGCGCACCCTCGATGGCCGCCCCGTTAGGTGGTGCGGTCAGCTCCTTCTTGGTATTGGAGGAGACGCGCTTGGCTGACGGGGATCTTCAAGTAGCCAAACGCGGTAGACTGAGCTACCATGGCATGTGGCCGGAAGTGCAATGCTTAGACCTTCACTTCAGTCCGCAGAAGGGCTTGTGCAATGTATTATTAGTATCTCTTATTGAGGCCTCTGcaacatcaaacatcacaatGGCAATACAAGATTGAGTTGGTCCCTGAACTTCAACAGTTTGCTGTCATCTCAACCCTTGGGAGACGAAGAATGCTAACTATCGTAATATACTGAAGTTACATTTGTGTATAAACTATTCCACAAATCAAAATTATTCTGGCCTATTCTACCCGAAAATACAATACAAATCAAATCTCCACCGACCCAAAAGCCAAAGGGCAGTTTGCTCATCAAGGCGCACGAGTAACCACAATTCACCTGCGTTTCCGGGATTTGCCTCTGGATTTGACTTTCTTTTCGAGATTTTTGACCCGATAGCCAAGAGCAGCAGCATCAGGTTGCCCCAAAGTAGATTGCTGGGTTCCCATGATTGCTACAGGTGACTCTACTGCAGGTATTGCCTTGGATCCACCAAACAAATTGAAGCTTAACTTATTTGCAGGTGAAGGCCGAGCTACCAATGCAGGAAGATTAAAAAGCTTCCTGATAGCCGGTCGCCGGATAACTGacggaaaaaaaatgaagtgacACAAATTGTGAACTGCTAGACCATGAAACAGAATATAAGGTACTAGAGTAATCGTATCTTAAAGCCTGGGATCATACTCACCAATACCATACACTAGGGAGAACATGTTTGACGTGAGCCAGTAGCAGAAAATTGCCTGGAgaggggaaaaggaaaaagagagaggattTGGAAAAAGTTGTGAGTACTGAGAAAATGGTCGTATTGCGTATCTAGCTAATATGGGGACTAGTCAGAATAACCTGTGCTTTTTTCTTAACAGTCTAGGCTATTTTCGTTTGCTATGCAGATTAATGGCGTGCATCTTTGTAAGTTGGTATACATATCAAACACTAGAATCCACTTGAGCCGTAAGTAAATATGATTTGTAACTAAAAGGAAGAACTTGTGATTACTGATGAACTTCTAGTACTAACTCATGACCCTTCCTACCATTTGCCAAGTACTATCGGAGCTACAATAAAGTTATCTGCTAACACAGAACAAAACACCAACAGCCACAATAGCGCTCGCTATGGCGGTAGCAGGATCTAGGCGCTACTGATATAGCCAGTAGTCCATAATAGGGTTTAGGAATAAAGCAGTGGTAGCTGTGGATATCATAGACCTGACAAACTTGACAGAAGATCTTGCTCAAGAATATGCCTACCCTAGTGCTCGTCACTTAAGAAGTAAAATCATATTCTTCAAGTATTCAAATCTTAGTTGTTACACATTCCCAGTATTTCCATGTCATTCATTGCAGATcatctcaaataaaatcatatCTAGAAGGATCAGGAAATAGCAATATTGTCATACCTTGGCAAAATTCATTGTAAATGGGACTGTCATAACAGCCATTCCTCTAGAAAAGTTCTTCATCTTACCAGCCATAGGATTTCCCTCCATTCCTTCTTGCAAGTTAAGCTGAAATAGCAAGAAAAAAAACGTTAGATTTTACTGagacattggcaacaaaagagGCAACACAGTAGATGTTTCAAGTTGAAAAATTGGCTGTTTGAAAGTGCATGTTGTGTAAGGGGAAAATTGCCCATAGAGCAGATTATTTTACTGGATGCACGATGAAAAAAGAGTGTAATTACCTGGGTAAGTTTTACAAATGAACACATGCAACTGCTTATGGGGATTTTTATTTTAAAGGGATCAGATTGTACTAAATTCAGATCcacattaaaaaaacatagaaaaatatGATCACCTAAAACTGCTTATGGGGACTTTTATATTATAGGTGGGAGCAGTCTTATTACACTACAAATTTAAGCATACAAGAAAGAAACAGAGGTATACATGTAAATTGCACAATAACATAAAGACAAATCATACACCTCCATTTCACCAAAGTGCATACCTCCACTGTAGCCAAGAAGGTCAGTGCTGTTAACACAGGAAAGATGTAAAGAGAATCCGGAGTTGTCAGATCAGTAAACCACAATGTTCCACCTCCTTTCAATGAAGGGACTTTCTCAACCATGTTTGATACCTATAATTGGAAGAGAATGAGGATAGGTAAATAATGTGCAAGATACGAATTGGAGGGGCGTGAAGATGTGTGTGTAACTCACGGCAAAGAAAAAGCTCATGAATATTGGCCCTTGGATAAGGAGACCTTTC is a genomic window of Phragmites australis chromosome 24, lpPhrAust1.1, whole genome shotgun sequence containing:
- the LOC133907546 gene encoding uncharacterized protein LOC133907546 isoform X1; translation: MDRVLWASTPAAALSCGGMRGKGARPSDYSLGMGPLVGQLGEWLCRAVVQPPAPRVCGTPGGPPVTARRVRLSDGRHLAYEESGVPRESARYRIVFSHGFTGSRLDSLRASQKVAEELGVYMVGFDRAGYGESDPNPNRSVRSAALDIEELADALGLGDKFYVVGFSLGCHAVWGALKYIPHRYVHVSHYYLLVRSTTRHVMRDVNVDGMLQARRRCDASASGQLLVDRVPGRVGGGGVRQAGVRRPVGAARVAPRPGDPPLVDGAELAAHLHCRRQHHPAPQQARRRDPPHPHRRRHAPEEEGAGDAARHPRVVLPGHDGDVRQVGVRPDGPAGAAVPGAPVAGRRGRARAGRAAAAHRREAQMGELPRAPRHRPLHVCRPRAWRHRSPDTFRLSRRKGVAASRKYRRVGYRLGLSVLQSRVQ
- the LOC133907546 gene encoding uncharacterized protein LOC133907546 isoform X2; the protein is MDRVLWASTPAAALSCGGMRGKGARPSDYSLGMGPLVGQLGEWLCRAVVQPPAPRVCGTPGGPPVTARRVRLSDGRHLAYEESGVPRESARYRIVFSHGFTGSRLDSLRASQKVAEELGVYMVGFDRAGYGESDPNPNRSVRSAALDIEELADALGLGDKFYVVGFSLGCHAVWGALKYIPHRLAGVAMLAPVVNYWWTGFPAELAAEEYGKQEYGDQWALRVSHHAPGILHWWMEQSWLPTSTVVANTTQLPNKRDAEIRRTLTADGTLQKKRELATQQGIHESYYRDMTVMFGKWEFDPMGLPEPPCPVHLWQGDEDGLVPVVLQRHIAGKLRWVNYHELPGTGHFMSAVPGLGDTVLRTLFG